From Nitratidesulfovibrio vulgaris str. Hildenborough, a single genomic window includes:
- a CDS encoding YitT family protein: protein MLARRMRDVTMTVPWNLFLLTVGGVLFSLGLKSIAMPHAFISGGVFGTGLYIYYATGLFTPAVWYVLLNLPIFVVGWLCVSRRFFFYSLYGTAVTTLAAQFITFQSSIHDPLLAAVAAGTVCGAGLGIVLRSLGSEGGLTIISIVLHQRWNIRVGQFSFAYNFLLFMIGLATMETDVVLYSVIMVYTYSTVMDYVHSLFNQRKLVFIISDCVDCIAHDVLEHLHRGVTLLEGQGAFTGRSKRVALIVVPNIQLKRLEELVFNADPNAFMIIENTFNVLGSGFSRRKVY from the coding sequence ATGCTTGCGCGACGGATGCGCGACGTGACCATGACAGTGCCGTGGAACCTGTTCCTGCTAACGGTGGGCGGGGTGCTCTTCTCGCTGGGACTCAAGTCCATCGCCATGCCCCATGCGTTCATCTCCGGAGGTGTGTTCGGTACCGGTCTCTATATCTACTACGCCACGGGGCTCTTCACGCCTGCCGTCTGGTATGTGCTGCTGAACCTGCCCATATTCGTGGTCGGCTGGTTGTGCGTCAGCCGTCGCTTCTTTTTCTACAGCCTCTACGGAACAGCGGTGACCACACTGGCGGCGCAGTTCATCACCTTCCAGTCGAGCATCCACGACCCTTTGCTCGCCGCGGTGGCGGCGGGCACGGTGTGCGGTGCCGGACTTGGCATCGTACTGCGGTCACTGGGGAGTGAGGGCGGGCTCACGATCATATCCATCGTCCTGCACCAGCGCTGGAACATCAGGGTCGGACAGTTCAGCTTCGCCTACAACTTCCTGCTGTTCATGATAGGCCTTGCCACCATGGAGACCGATGTCGTCCTGTATTCCGTCATCATGGTGTACACCTATTCGACGGTCATGGACTATGTGCACTCGCTCTTCAACCAGCGCAAACTCGTGTTCATCATCTCCGATTGTGTCGACTGCATCGCACATGACGTGCTTGAACACCTGCACCGGGGGGTGACCCTTCTTGAAGGGCAGGGGGCGTTCACGGGGCGCAGCAAGAGGGTCGCACTCATCGTGGTGCCCAACATACAGCTCAAGCGGCTGGAAGAACTGGTGTTCAACGCCGACCCCAACGCCTTCATGATCATCGAGAACACCTTCAATGTCCTCGGGTCGGGGTTCTCGCGGCGCAAGGTCTACTAG
- a CDS encoding CBS domain-containing protein, which translates to MLIREWMTRNVITVTPDTSMMKASKLMKENGFRRLPVLDGNGKLIGIVSDRDIKEASPSKATTLDMHELYYLLSEIKVKDIMTRDPICVQPDETVERVALLMIEKHIGGMPVVDEEGQLVGIITDSDIFKVLIAITGVRSGGVQFAFELENKPGTLKPIIDTLRELNASIDAILTSDQTGSDDTRRVFIRIVPMDRAEENRVIEAIKEKFPLLYWARARVHEMERPA; encoded by the coding sequence ATGCTCATTCGCGAGTGGATGACCCGCAACGTCATCACCGTCACACCCGACACGTCCATGATGAAGGCGTCGAAGTTGATGAAGGAGAACGGCTTCCGCCGTCTGCCCGTTCTTGACGGCAACGGAAAGCTGATCGGCATCGTCTCCGACCGCGACATCAAGGAGGCTTCGCCCTCCAAGGCGACCACGCTCGACATGCACGAGCTGTACTATCTGCTGTCCGAGATCAAGGTCAAAGACATCATGACCCGTGATCCCATTTGCGTCCAACCGGATGAAACCGTCGAGCGCGTGGCATTGCTGATGATCGAAAAGCACATCGGCGGTATGCCCGTCGTCGATGAGGAAGGTCAACTCGTCGGCATCATCACCGACAGTGACATCTTCAAGGTGCTCATCGCCATCACCGGCGTCCGTAGCGGCGGCGTGCAGTTCGCCTTCGAACTGGAGAACAAGCCCGGAACGCTGAAGCCCATCATCGACACCCTGCGCGAACTCAACGCCAGCATCGACGCCATCCTCACGTCCGACCAGACCGGTTCGGACGACACCCGGCGGGTGTTCATCCGCATCGTGCCCATGGACCGCGCCGAAGAGAACCGTGTCATCGAAGCCATCAAGGAAAAGTTCCCGCTGCTGTACTGGGCACGCGCGCGTGTCCACGAGATGGAGCGCCCCGCCTAG
- a CDS encoding TusE/DsrC/DsvC family sulfur relay protein, with translation MAEVTYKGKSFEVDEDGFLLRFDDWCPEWVEYVKESEGISDISPDHQKIIDFLQDYYKKNGIAPMVRILSKNTGFKLKEVYELFPSGPGKGACKMAGLPKPTGCV, from the coding sequence ATGGCTGAAGTCACTTACAAGGGCAAGAGCTTCGAAGTCGACGAAGACGGCTTCCTCCTCCGCTTTGACGACTGGTGCCCCGAGTGGGTGGAATACGTGAAGGAATCCGAAGGGATCTCCGACATCTCCCCCGACCACCAGAAGATCATCGACTTCCTGCAGGACTACTACAAGAAGAACGGTATCGCTCCGATGGTTCGCATCCTCTCGAAGAACACCGGCTTCAAGCTGAAGGAAGTCTACGAACTCTTCCCCTCCGGCCCCGGCAAGGGCGCCTGCAAGATGGCCGGCCTGCCCAAGCCCACCGGCTGCGTCTAG
- a CDS encoding ABC transporter substrate-binding protein: MREPWDVFGGCQRGGHAVRRWLLLLCMASALLVAACGDSGDAVPNTGATGVNATTPTGPVANGSTGAMVGDVGSGAFTRVAPPGFENTTWTDIEKSARGTTVRMFMYGGFAHVNRWMDAWVAPRLQERHGIRLERVPMDAAVFVNRLLAEKQAGRDTGTMDLLWINGENFRNAREAGLLWGPFSGALPSSALVEAGHRDMDFGYPVEGYESPWGSAQLVLEYDTARTPEPPRSVEELAAWIKAHPGRFTYPQPPDFTGSAFVRQLLYAATGGHEQYMGAFDKALFDTKTPQLWAFLNGLKPYLWQEGRAYPRDAAMQDSLFARGEVDFSISYHPVHAQANIGEGTYPPTVRTLVLREGSIRNTHFVAIPFNAPNRAGAMVVANFLLSPEAQTAKLDPANWGDFPVLDVRRLTEDQRARLAAVDLGKATLSPEILAGAALPEIPASWLEALEKGWQENVAGR; the protein is encoded by the coding sequence ATGAGAGAACCGTGGGATGTCTTCGGCGGGTGCCAGCGCGGCGGTCATGCTGTACGTCGCTGGCTGTTGCTGCTGTGCATGGCAAGCGCGCTGCTTGTTGCCGCCTGTGGCGACAGTGGCGATGCTGTGCCGAACACTGGTGCGACCGGCGTGAATGCCACCACGCCCACGGGGCCAGTGGCCAATGGGTCCACGGGGGCGATGGTGGGCGATGTCGGCAGCGGGGCGTTCACCCGTGTGGCACCCCCCGGTTTCGAGAACACCACGTGGACCGACATTGAGAAGAGTGCACGCGGGACCACCGTGCGCATGTTCATGTACGGCGGCTTCGCGCATGTGAACCGCTGGATGGATGCGTGGGTGGCGCCCCGTCTTCAGGAGCGGCATGGCATCCGCCTTGAGCGCGTCCCCATGGACGCCGCCGTATTCGTCAACCGGTTGCTGGCTGAAAAACAGGCCGGGCGTGACACGGGGACGATGGACCTTCTGTGGATCAACGGTGAGAACTTCCGCAACGCCCGTGAGGCGGGACTCCTGTGGGGGCCCTTCAGTGGCGCGCTCCCTTCGTCGGCTCTTGTCGAGGCAGGGCACCGTGACATGGACTTCGGCTATCCTGTCGAGGGGTACGAGTCGCCATGGGGCAGTGCCCAGCTGGTGCTTGAGTATGACACGGCCCGCACTCCAGAACCCCCGCGTTCCGTCGAGGAACTGGCGGCATGGATCAAGGCGCACCCCGGACGGTTCACCTATCCTCAGCCGCCCGACTTCACGGGCTCGGCCTTTGTGCGGCAGCTTCTCTATGCCGCGACGGGCGGCCACGAGCAGTACATGGGGGCTTTCGACAAGGCCCTCTTCGATACCAAGACCCCGCAGTTGTGGGCCTTTCTGAACGGCCTCAAGCCGTATCTGTGGCAGGAGGGACGCGCCTACCCCCGCGATGCCGCCATGCAGGATTCGCTTTTTGCTCGGGGCGAGGTCGACTTCTCCATCTCGTACCATCCGGTGCACGCCCAGGCCAACATCGGCGAGGGCACGTATCCGCCCACGGTGCGAACCCTCGTGCTGCGCGAGGGCAGCATCCGCAATACCCATTTCGTGGCCATCCCCTTCAATGCCCCCAACAGGGCGGGTGCCATGGTCGTGGCGAATTTCCTGCTGTCGCCCGAGGCGCAGACCGCCAAACTGGACCCTGCCAACTGGGGCGATTTCCCGGTGCTGGATGTCCGCCGTCTGACAGAAGACCAGAGGGCGCGCCTTGCCGCCGTCGACCTTGGCAAGGCAACGCTTTCGCCGGAGATTCTCGCCGGGGCGGCGTTGCCGGAAATTCCTGCTTCGTGGCTTGAGGCACTGGAGAAGGGGTGGCAGGAGAACGTGGCCGGTCGCTGA
- a CDS encoding YitT family protein: MSLRLPSRQELAYSVWWNLFLLTAGSALFAAGAQGIAVHHGFLTGGVYGTALLLWYGTGGFSPAAWYLLLNVPLFVLGWFCVGRRFFLYSLFGMLATTLFGEVLRFDFGITDQFYAAVACGVVCGAGGGMMLRSLGSGGGLDVVAVLLNRKWNIGIGRFGFVFNCVLFTASLATMQIDLVIASLIQVFIASVTLEHVLSLFNQRKVVFIISDRSRAISSEITSALKQGATVLQGRGGYSGDNREIVMTVTNNVQLKRLEELVFTLDAHALFIVENTFTVLGANFARRKVY; the protein is encoded by the coding sequence ATGTCTTTGAGATTACCCTCGCGGCAGGAACTCGCCTATTCGGTATGGTGGAACCTCTTTCTGCTCACGGCAGGTTCGGCCCTCTTCGCCGCCGGCGCGCAGGGCATCGCCGTCCATCACGGTTTTCTGACAGGCGGGGTCTACGGTACGGCATTGCTTCTGTGGTACGGCACGGGCGGGTTCAGCCCCGCTGCATGGTACCTGCTGCTGAACGTGCCGTTGTTCGTGCTTGGCTGGTTCTGCGTGGGGAGGCGCTTCTTCCTCTATAGCCTCTTCGGGATGCTTGCCACCACGCTTTTCGGTGAGGTGCTGCGTTTCGACTTCGGCATCACCGACCAGTTCTATGCCGCAGTGGCGTGCGGTGTCGTCTGCGGGGCAGGGGGCGGCATGATGCTGCGTTCGCTCGGTTCCGGCGGGGGGCTCGATGTCGTGGCGGTGCTGCTCAACCGCAAATGGAACATCGGTATCGGCCGCTTCGGTTTCGTGTTCAACTGCGTGCTGTTCACGGCAAGCCTTGCCACCATGCAGATAGACCTTGTCATCGCCTCGCTCATTCAGGTGTTCATCGCCTCTGTTACGCTGGAACATGTGCTTTCGCTCTTCAACCAGCGCAAGGTCGTGTTCATCATCTCCGACCGCAGTCGGGCAATCTCTTCCGAAATCACCTCTGCGCTCAAGCAGGGGGCGACTGTCCTGCAGGGGCGCGGCGGGTATTCGGGCGACAACCGTGAGATCGTCATGACCGTGACGAACAACGTTCAGCTCAAGAGACTTGAGGAACTGGTCTTCACCCTTGATGCCCATGCGTTGTTCATCGTCGAGAATACCTTTACGGTGCTCGGGGCCAACTTCGCACGTCGCAAGGTATATTGA
- a CDS encoding sulfite exporter TauE/SafE family protein: MITSLLLYLAVGAVAGVLAGLLGVGGGLVIVPMLNFAFALEHIPDQFIQHLALGTSLGSIMFTSVSSFRAHHKRGAVLWREVVFRITPGIITGTLLGSWVAAGLSTSFLKGFFVCFLYWVAAQMLLNLKPKASRELPGSGGMFGMGNVIGVVSSLVGIGGGTLSVPFMAWCNVPMHTAIGTSAAIGFPIAVAGTVGYIVNGLAVAGLPENTFGFIHVPALIGIVGASVFTAPLGARLAHSLPVARLKRIFAVLLLVMGTRMLWGLL, translated from the coding sequence ATGATCACGTCGCTGCTACTCTATCTGGCTGTCGGTGCCGTGGCTGGCGTGCTTGCGGGGCTGCTGGGCGTCGGGGGCGGGCTTGTCATCGTGCCCATGCTCAACTTCGCGTTCGCGCTGGAGCATATACCCGACCAGTTCATACAGCATCTCGCACTCGGCACGTCGCTGGGCAGTATCATGTTCACCTCCGTCTCCAGCTTCCGCGCGCACCACAAGCGTGGTGCGGTGCTGTGGCGCGAGGTGGTCTTCCGCATCACCCCCGGCATCATCACCGGCACCCTTCTGGGGTCGTGGGTGGCGGCGGGGCTGTCTACGTCGTTCCTGAAAGGGTTCTTCGTGTGCTTCCTGTACTGGGTCGCAGCGCAGATGCTGCTGAACCTCAAGCCCAAGGCCAGCCGCGAACTTCCCGGCAGTGGCGGCATGTTCGGCATGGGTAACGTGATTGGCGTCGTGTCGAGCCTTGTGGGCATCGGCGGCGGTACGCTTTCGGTTCCCTTCATGGCATGGTGCAACGTGCCCATGCATACCGCCATCGGCACTTCCGCAGCCATCGGCTTTCCCATCGCCGTGGCTGGCACGGTGGGCTACATCGTTAACGGGCTGGCTGTCGCGGGCCTGCCCGAGAACACCTTCGGATTCATCCATGTCCCGGCGCTCATCGGCATCGTCGGCGCGAGCGTGTTCACAGCACCGCTCGGCGCACGGCTTGCCCATAGCCTTCCCGTGGCCCGCCTCAAGCGTATCTTCGCGGTACTGCTGCTGGTGATGGGCACGCGCATGCTGTGGGGACTGCTGTAG
- a CDS encoding alpha-hydroxy-acid oxidizing protein — protein MKEIRDKARQLMKGYCRVCPVCDGRACAGEVPGMGGLGTGNAFRNNLSALAAVRLNMRLVHGVSAPDTRTTLLGLDLDMPVLAAPIGGVSFNMGGGVSEEDYIDAIVRGCNERGLVGCTGDGVPPFIHESGFAAITAAGGRGIPFVKPWDGDELDQKLDKALATGCKVLGMDVDAAGLITLRKMGRPVAPKTAEELAAIVTKVHGAGARFILKGIMCADDALRAAEVGVDAIVVSNHGGRVLDHTPGTAEVLPAIADAVKGRLAVLVDGGVRDGVDVFKMLALGADAVMIGRPFSIAAVGGLAEGVASYVDTLKAQLVQAMILTGSADVAGISRAALYGKV, from the coding sequence ATGAAAGAGATACGAGACAAGGCACGCCAACTCATGAAGGGCTACTGCCGCGTGTGCCCCGTCTGTGACGGGCGCGCATGCGCCGGAGAGGTGCCCGGCATGGGCGGTCTGGGCACCGGAAACGCCTTCCGCAACAACCTTTCGGCCCTTGCTGCCGTCAGACTCAACATGCGCCTCGTTCATGGCGTGAGCGCACCGGACACGCGTACCACGCTGCTCGGGCTCGACCTCGACATGCCCGTGCTCGCCGCGCCCATCGGAGGTGTTTCCTTCAACATGGGCGGTGGCGTCAGCGAAGAGGACTACATCGACGCCATCGTGCGCGGTTGTAACGAGCGGGGGCTCGTGGGCTGCACAGGCGACGGGGTGCCGCCCTTCATCCATGAGAGCGGTTTTGCCGCCATCACCGCAGCGGGCGGGCGGGGCATCCCCTTCGTCAAGCCGTGGGACGGCGATGAACTTGACCAGAAGCTGGACAAGGCCCTCGCCACCGGCTGCAAGGTGCTTGGCATGGACGTCGACGCGGCGGGCCTCATCACCCTGCGCAAGATGGGCCGCCCCGTGGCCCCGAAGACGGCTGAAGAGCTTGCCGCCATCGTCACCAAGGTGCACGGGGCCGGGGCACGGTTCATCCTCAAGGGCATCATGTGCGCCGACGATGCGTTGCGCGCTGCCGAAGTGGGTGTCGACGCCATCGTGGTCTCCAACCATGGCGGACGCGTCCTCGACCATACCCCCGGTACCGCAGAGGTGCTGCCCGCCATTGCCGATGCCGTGAAGGGCCGCCTTGCCGTGCTCGTTGACGGCGGTGTGCGCGATGGCGTGGACGTCTTCAAGATGCTCGCCCTCGGTGCCGACGCCGTCATGATAGGGCGTCCGTTCTCCATCGCCGCCGTGGGCGGCCTCGCCGAAGGTGTGGCCAGCTATGTCGACACCCTCAAGGCACAACTGGTGCAGGCCATGATCCTCACCGGCAGTGCCGATGTGGCGGGCATCTCCCGCGCGGCCCTGTACGGGAAGGTCTAG
- a CDS encoding FadR/GntR family transcriptional regulator — translation MKTHQMPVFKPARRKRLHEEIVGQIRTLIDEGELKSGDKLPPERRLAELFGVSRHCLREAIRALEQQRIVTCRLGDGTYVLSGSEENLIEPFAEVIEQRREKLREILELRRLIEPQIASLAAVNATGQDMAELRDALARHRAAIEGGGTGSDEDGEFHLLIARATRNSVLEEMLVRLHDILSESRDFTLQTPRRRQWAIMTHERIMRAIELRDAQLAFREMHEHILRVEELFLEWVHQEERP, via the coding sequence ATGAAGACGCATCAGATGCCGGTGTTCAAACCGGCACGGCGAAAACGCCTCCACGAAGAGATCGTGGGCCAGATACGCACCCTCATCGACGAGGGTGAGCTGAAATCCGGCGACAAGCTCCCCCCGGAGCGTCGACTGGCCGAGCTCTTCGGCGTTTCCCGGCACTGCCTGCGTGAAGCCATCCGCGCGCTCGAACAGCAGCGCATCGTCACCTGTCGCCTTGGCGACGGCACCTACGTCCTCAGCGGTTCCGAAGAGAACCTCATCGAGCCCTTCGCCGAGGTCATCGAACAGCGACGCGAGAAGCTGCGCGAGATTCTCGAACTGCGACGTCTCATCGAACCGCAGATAGCCTCGCTGGCGGCGGTCAACGCCACCGGGCAGGACATGGCCGAGTTGCGTGACGCGCTCGCGCGCCACCGGGCTGCCATCGAAGGGGGCGGCACCGGTTCGGACGAGGACGGCGAATTCCATCTGCTCATCGCACGCGCCACGCGCAACTCCGTTCTGGAGGAGATGCTGGTGCGTCTGCACGACATCCTCAGCGAAAGCCGCGATTTCACCTTGCAGACGCCGCGCCGCAGGCAGTGGGCCATCATGACCCATGAGCGCATCATGCGCGCCATCGAACTGCGTGACGCCCAGCTGGCCTTTCGCGAGATGCATGAACACATCCTCCGCGTGGAGGAGCTTTTTCTGGAGTGGGTGCATCAGGAGGAAAGACCATGA
- a CDS encoding DUF3124 domain-containing protein → MSGLAGRFVCVLCLITLLLAAVPGHAGSPRSIYVPVYSSVVYGNKERTLSLTTMLSVRNTDARLPVTLTEVRYVNEKGQTVRNYLSAPLLLPPLGSARFIVEERDDTGGLGPSFIVTWNAAGPISPLLVQGVMIGTAGTQGISFITEGRPLP, encoded by the coding sequence ATGTCAGGACTGGCCGGTCGTTTTGTCTGCGTACTCTGTCTCATCACGCTGCTGCTGGCCGCTGTCCCCGGACATGCCGGAAGCCCGCGTTCCATCTACGTCCCGGTGTACTCCAGCGTGGTCTACGGCAACAAGGAACGCACGCTGAGCCTCACGACCATGCTTTCGGTGCGCAATACCGACGCCCGTTTGCCTGTGACCCTCACCGAGGTGCGCTACGTCAACGAGAAGGGGCAGACTGTTCGTAACTACCTCTCTGCCCCCCTGCTGTTGCCCCCACTGGGGTCTGCGCGCTTCATCGTGGAAGAGCGCGACGACACCGGTGGTCTCGGCCCTTCGTTCATCGTCACATGGAATGCGGCGGGGCCCATTTCGCCATTGCTGGTACAGGGGGTGATGATAGGGACTGCGGGCACGCAAGGCATATCCTTCATCACCGAGGGCCGTCCTCTGCCGTGA
- a CDS encoding ArsR/SmtB family transcription factor has protein sequence MRDDTPVCEQHCEHGDIIARVRSRLSPDADVTALSTVFKLMGDPTRLRILEALSMDELCVCDLAALLCLTQSAVSHQLRLLRASKLVRFRREGKNAFYSLDDDHVRTLFRQGLEHVRERT, from the coding sequence GTGCGGGACGACACCCCCGTCTGCGAACAGCACTGCGAACACGGCGACATCATCGCCCGTGTGCGTTCCCGTCTTTCTCCCGACGCGGACGTGACGGCCCTCTCTACCGTATTCAAGCTCATGGGTGACCCCACGAGGCTGCGTATCCTCGAGGCCCTGTCCATGGATGAGCTTTGCGTGTGCGACCTTGCGGCGCTATTGTGCCTCACCCAGTCTGCCGTGTCGCATCAGCTGCGACTGCTGCGTGCCTCCAAACTGGTGCGGTTCAGGCGCGAGGGCAAGAACGCCTTCTATTCACTTGATGACGACCATGTGCGAACACTCTTCAGGCAGGGCCTTGAGCACGTCCGGGAACGGACATGA
- a CDS encoding acetate uptake transporter, translating to MAEGTTRNAARGIMETRYANPAPLGLMGFGMTTVLLNIHNAGFFPISAMVLAMGIFYGGLAQVIAGIMEFRKGNTFGTTAFTSYGLFWLSLVGLIVMPRLGWAEATPHAYMGWYLFMWGVFTLFMLLGTLRSSVVLRLIFLLLTVLFFLLAARDWTGSETIGTIAGWEGILTGACAIYLAMAEVLHEQLGRKVLPF from the coding sequence ATGGCGGAAGGCACAACGCGCAACGCTGCGAGAGGTATCATGGAGACCAGATACGCCAACCCCGCACCGCTCGGGCTCATGGGCTTCGGCATGACGACGGTGCTGCTCAACATCCACAACGCCGGGTTCTTCCCCATCAGCGCGATGGTGCTCGCCATGGGCATCTTCTACGGCGGGCTGGCGCAGGTCATCGCCGGCATCATGGAATTCCGCAAGGGCAACACCTTCGGCACCACCGCCTTCACCTCCTACGGTCTCTTCTGGCTTTCGCTGGTGGGTCTCATCGTCATGCCCCGCCTCGGCTGGGCTGAAGCCACTCCCCATGCCTACATGGGCTGGTACCTCTTCATGTGGGGCGTCTTCACGCTGTTCATGCTGCTTGGAACATTGCGCTCCAGCGTGGTGCTGCGGCTCATCTTCCTGCTGCTTACGGTGCTGTTCTTCCTGCTGGCGGCACGCGACTGGACGGGCAGCGAGACCATCGGCACCATCGCCGGTTGGGAGGGCATCCTCACCGGTGCCTGCGCCATCTACCTTGCCATGGCAGAAGTGTTGCATGAACAACTGGGGCGCAAGGTGCTGCCTTTCTGA
- a CDS encoding cytochrome c3 family protein, with amino-acid sequence MAGAVPTRIRFDNAGGKVVFDHKKHAADYAVPCERCHHESATPRENVKPCGTCHGVTFDDAFRKNHAAAINDGASCVTCHHSEYAAAKWDHDAHAQGYSPSCTDCHHDTSIEPTPTNCADCHSDGKNGASPDRKTAVHTRCAPCHADMFDAGVKGCASCHPFTDTRARFASTKEAVVGPGSASCQTCHADQKLKDLVPGRMAAFHGQCMSCHEKEGKGPFKKDQCQQCHLK; translated from the coding sequence GTGGCCGGAGCCGTTCCGACGCGCATCCGATTCGACAACGCAGGTGGCAAGGTGGTGTTCGACCACAAGAAACACGCCGCAGACTATGCAGTACCCTGTGAGCGGTGCCACCATGAAAGCGCGACACCCCGCGAAAACGTCAAACCCTGCGGAACCTGCCACGGTGTCACGTTCGACGACGCCTTCCGCAAGAACCACGCCGCCGCCATCAACGATGGCGCCTCCTGCGTGACCTGCCACCACAGCGAGTACGCAGCCGCCAAGTGGGACCACGATGCCCACGCGCAGGGGTACAGTCCGTCCTGTACAGACTGCCACCACGACACCTCCATCGAACCCACGCCCACCAACTGTGCAGACTGCCACAGCGACGGCAAGAACGGGGCCTCTCCGGACAGGAAGACCGCCGTCCACACCCGTTGCGCCCCCTGCCATGCCGACATGTTCGACGCAGGGGTCAAGGGCTGTGCCAGCTGCCACCCCTTCACCGACACGCGTGCCCGCTTCGCCTCGACGAAGGAGGCGGTGGTCGGCCCCGGCAGTGCAAGCTGCCAGACCTGCCATGCCGACCAGAAGCTCAAGGACCTCGTGCCCGGACGCATGGCCGCCTTCCACGGGCAGTGCATGTCGTGCCACGAGAAGGAGGGCAAGGGCCCGTTCAAGAAGGACCAATGCCAGCAGTGCCACCTGAAATAA
- a CDS encoding 4Fe-4S dicluster domain-containing protein has product MRQRFQILNDPRFHLVYGVTERFCEAPAPSKVRLNREGFTLVAGLKKKSVVHPGMLLAEHPSPAKGDLFASIHGVVTDITERSIFVSAAEPAEDVPVVEPVDLLAQGLEGEELALAVKKLGVNTRSLGRKCKTLIINALNPDPGVTWAEPMLQTHVNNLRVGMELHRRMSRAEKVVIALPKGSQLVFDGITTAYVEPEYPNSIDKLVVKAVTGLENPDDVGVVGLHNIWSLGRVGRLGTPLIETVLTIASSTKSGNYIVRAGSTIGELLEVAGIELQDGDTVVRGGPLRGESLDRLDRSVTKGTYGLFVVEKGAVPPMKGHNPCISCGACELVCPANINPSNLSRYAEFALHERSQAAHIDSCLECGLCGYVCITRRPVLQYIRLSKQKLAEKTVCHFVEL; this is encoded by the coding sequence ATGAGACAGCGTTTCCAGATTCTGAACGACCCTCGTTTCCATCTCGTCTACGGGGTGACGGAGCGTTTCTGCGAAGCCCCCGCCCCCTCGAAGGTACGCCTGAACAGGGAAGGGTTCACACTGGTGGCCGGCCTCAAGAAGAAGAGCGTCGTCCATCCGGGCATGCTCCTCGCCGAACACCCCTCCCCCGCCAAGGGCGACCTGTTCGCCTCCATCCACGGTGTCGTCACCGACATCACCGAGCGAAGCATCTTCGTCTCTGCCGCCGAACCGGCCGAAGACGTCCCCGTCGTGGAACCGGTAGACCTTCTGGCACAGGGGCTTGAAGGTGAGGAACTCGCCCTCGCGGTCAAGAAGCTGGGTGTGAACACCCGCTCGCTGGGCCGCAAGTGCAAGACCCTCATCATCAACGCGCTGAACCCCGACCCCGGCGTCACGTGGGCCGAACCCATGCTGCAGACGCACGTCAACAACCTGCGTGTGGGCATGGAACTGCACCGCCGCATGTCGCGTGCCGAGAAGGTGGTCATCGCCCTTCCCAAGGGGTCGCAACTGGTCTTCGACGGCATCACCACCGCCTACGTCGAGCCGGAATACCCCAACAGCATCGACAAGCTGGTGGTGAAGGCCGTCACGGGGCTTGAGAACCCCGACGACGTGGGCGTCGTCGGCCTGCACAACATCTGGAGCCTCGGACGCGTGGGCAGGCTTGGCACCCCGCTCATCGAGACGGTGCTCACCATCGCCAGTTCGACGAAGTCGGGCAACTACATCGTGCGGGCGGGCTCCACCATCGGTGAACTGCTCGAAGTGGCGGGCATCGAACTGCAGGACGGCGACACCGTCGTCCGCGGCGGCCCCCTGCGCGGCGAGAGTCTCGACCGCCTTGACCGCAGCGTGACCAAGGGCACCTACGGCCTCTTCGTCGTCGAGAAGGGTGCGGTGCCCCCCATGAAGGGACACAACCCCTGCATCAGCTGCGGGGCGTGCGAACTGGTGTGTCCGGCCAACATCAACCCCAGCAACCTGAGCCGCTACGCCGAATTCGCCCTGCACGAGCGGAGTCAGGCCGCACACATCGACTCGTGCCTCGAATGCGGACTCTGCGGGTACGTGTGCATCACACGGCGCCCTGTGCTTCAGTACATACGTCTCTCGAAGCAGAAGCTCGCCGAGAAGACCGTGTGTCATTTCGTGGAGTTGTAG